A stretch of the Arthrobacter sp. PAMC 25486 genome encodes the following:
- a CDS encoding transglycosylase family protein has translation MKNSKITRNIGRVLAIGAIAGGGLAVAGTGANAADGGTWDAIAQCESGGNWAINTGNGYSGGLQFSPSTWAAYGGTGSPESASREQQIAVAENVQAGQGWGAWPSCAAQLGLSGGGGAAYAPAAVPEAPAPAAAQSADVVPIQQALVQQVPVEQLPIEQVPVQQAPLQQLPVQQAPAPVAIALSGETYTIESGDTLSIIADKLGIQGGWETLYQANTDTVIHPDLIFTGAVLQLPA, from the coding sequence ATGAAAAACTCCAAAATTACGCGCAACATTGGCCGTGTCCTGGCCATCGGCGCCATTGCCGGCGGCGGTCTGGCCGTGGCTGGGACGGGGGCCAACGCGGCCGACGGTGGCACCTGGGATGCGATCGCGCAGTGTGAAAGCGGCGGCAACTGGGCCATCAACACCGGTAACGGATACTCCGGCGGCCTGCAATTCAGTCCGAGTACCTGGGCTGCCTATGGCGGAACCGGGTCTCCGGAAAGCGCCTCGCGTGAGCAGCAGATTGCAGTGGCCGAGAACGTGCAGGCCGGTCAGGGCTGGGGTGCTTGGCCGTCTTGCGCCGCACAGCTGGGCCTGAGCGGGGGCGGCGGTGCAGCTTACGCCCCCGCTGCTGTTCCGGAGGCGCCTGCTCCGGCTGCCGCCCAGTCCGCAGACGTGGTTCCAATTCAGCAGGCACTTGTGCAGCAGGTGCCCGTCGAACAGCTTCCAATTGAGCAGGTTCCCGTTCAGCAAGCACCTCTCCAGCAGTTGCCTGTGCAGCAGGCACCCGCTCCCGTTGCGATCGCCCTCAGCGGCGAGACCTACACCATTGAATCCGGGGACACCCTGAGCATCATTGCCGACAAACTCGGCATTCAGGGCGGTTGGGAAACCCTGTACCAGGCCAACACCGACACGGTCATTCACCCTGACCTGATCTTCACCGGGGCAGTCCTGCAACTCCCCGCCTAA
- the soxR gene encoding redox-sensitive transcriptional activator SoxR: MARIAPNELLPIGEIARRAGISVPTVRYYEERGLIQSERTSGNKRLFPRHTLRRIAVVAAGQRVGLTLQEITTALASLPADRAPTQREWTHMSTGWSELVALRIRQLEVLQTSLDGCIGCGCLSLGRCTLFNPDDVAAAEGPGSRWVRRAENAGRRTDATSAPD, from the coding sequence ATGGCACGGATTGCACCCAATGAATTGCTCCCCATCGGCGAAATCGCACGTCGAGCGGGCATCAGCGTGCCCACCGTGCGGTACTACGAGGAACGGGGCCTGATTCAATCCGAGCGGACCTCAGGCAACAAGCGCCTCTTTCCCCGCCACACACTCCGCAGGATCGCCGTCGTTGCGGCCGGCCAGCGAGTTGGCCTGACACTGCAGGAGATTACGACGGCGCTCGCCTCGCTTCCCGCTGACAGGGCACCGACGCAACGTGAATGGACGCACATGAGTACTGGCTGGTCGGAGCTGGTTGCCTTGCGGATTCGCCAGCTTGAAGTTCTGCAGACCTCGCTGGATGGCTGCATCGGTTGTGGCTGCCTGTCCCTGGGGAGGTGCACGCTGTTCAATCCAGACGATGTGGCAGCAGCAGAAGGTCCCGGCTCACGCTGGGTGAGGAGGGCGGAAAATGCGGGCAGGCGGACGGATGCAACCTCGGCTCCGGACTGA
- a CDS encoding hydrolase: protein MTIWTCATCAIEHPDTPAPPEVCEICADERQYVPATGQRWTTRDELAATGMRIVVHELEPGLHAVTTEPKLGIGQRGLLLQTPQGNVLWEPPGFIDDAGIAAVHALGGVTAISASHPHLTGSSIQWSHAFGGVPVYVATADKRWIRRPDSVIELWDGEAEPVPGLRMLQCGGHFAGSSVLHWPEGVGGHGALITGDTIAVGGDRKSVNAMRSYVNNIPLPRRAIQRILDTISPLEFDRIYGAFGIIDGNAASITRRSLQRYMDWLDGTPKE, encoded by the coding sequence ATGACCATTTGGACCTGCGCCACGTGCGCCATTGAACACCCCGACACGCCTGCGCCGCCGGAGGTGTGTGAAATTTGTGCCGACGAGCGTCAATACGTCCCGGCCACCGGCCAGCGCTGGACCACGAGGGATGAGCTCGCCGCAACGGGTATGCGGATCGTTGTCCACGAACTGGAGCCGGGCCTGCATGCCGTGACCACCGAACCAAAATTGGGGATTGGCCAGCGCGGGCTTCTCCTGCAGACACCGCAGGGCAATGTGCTGTGGGAGCCGCCTGGATTCATTGACGACGCCGGAATCGCTGCGGTCCACGCGCTGGGCGGAGTCACCGCCATTTCAGCAAGCCACCCGCATCTGACGGGTTCCTCCATTCAGTGGAGCCACGCCTTTGGCGGTGTCCCCGTGTACGTTGCCACAGCCGACAAGCGCTGGATCCGCCGTCCGGACTCCGTCATCGAGCTGTGGGATGGCGAAGCTGAACCAGTACCCGGACTGCGGATGCTCCAGTGCGGTGGCCACTTTGCTGGCAGCAGTGTGCTCCACTGGCCTGAAGGGGTCGGGGGTCATGGGGCACTCATCACGGGCGACACCATAGCCGTCGGTGGTGACAGGAAATCCGTGAACGCCATGCGCAGCTACGTCAACAACATCCCCCTGCCCAGGCGGGCCATCCAACGCATCCTTGACACCATTTCGCCGCTGGAATTTGACCGGATCTACGGCGCCTTCGGCATCATCGATGGCAATGCAGCCTCCATCACCCGGCGTTCCCTGCAGCGTTACATGGACTGGCTGGACGGCACCCCCAAGGAATAA
- a CDS encoding cystathionine gamma-synthase — translation MTEHSTTGFNTRAVHAGQTPDPTTGAVIPPLYQTTTFAQDGIGKLRNGYEYGRGTNPTRDALQAQLAALEGGAFAFSFASGLAAEDALIRALLVPGDHIVMGNDVYGGTYRLINRVLSVWGISNAAVDMNDGGSLAAAVAAGGPEGATKMVWVETPSNPMMKITDIAALAGAAHAAGALLVVDNTFASPYLQNPLALGADIVVHSTTKYIGGHSDASGGAIILSDPEAAEKIGFVQFAVGAVSAPMEAWLTTRGLKTLGVRMDRHCSNAQAVAEWLLTRPEVSRVLYPGLPGHPGHELAARQMRGFGGMISVQFKAGEAAARQVAEATRVFTLAESLGGIESLMNYPSEMTHASVKGTELAVPVDLIRLSVGIEDIEDLIADLDQALNTLS, via the coding sequence ATGACCGAGCACTCCACCACAGGCTTCAACACCCGCGCCGTCCACGCCGGACAAACCCCCGACCCCACCACCGGCGCCGTCATCCCGCCGCTGTACCAAACCACCACGTTCGCGCAGGACGGGATCGGCAAGCTCCGCAACGGCTATGAATACGGCCGCGGCACCAACCCCACCCGCGACGCACTCCAGGCCCAGCTCGCCGCACTCGAGGGCGGGGCGTTCGCGTTCAGCTTCGCCTCCGGACTGGCCGCCGAGGACGCCCTGATCCGCGCGCTCCTGGTCCCCGGCGACCACATCGTCATGGGCAATGACGTCTATGGCGGCACCTACCGGCTGATCAACCGCGTGCTTTCGGTGTGGGGCATCAGCAACGCCGCCGTTGACATGAACGACGGCGGATCCCTGGCCGCCGCTGTTGCCGCCGGCGGTCCGGAAGGCGCGACGAAGATGGTCTGGGTGGAGACGCCGTCGAACCCGATGATGAAAATCACCGACATTGCCGCGCTCGCCGGGGCGGCGCACGCCGCCGGGGCGCTGCTGGTGGTCGACAACACTTTTGCCTCGCCCTACCTGCAGAACCCCCTCGCCCTGGGCGCCGACATTGTGGTGCATTCGACGACGAAGTACATTGGCGGGCACTCGGACGCCTCCGGCGGCGCGATCATTCTTTCCGACCCCGAGGCTGCTGAGAAGATCGGCTTTGTGCAGTTTGCCGTGGGCGCAGTCTCCGCGCCGATGGAAGCCTGGCTGACGACGCGCGGGCTGAAGACCCTGGGCGTGCGCATGGATCGGCACTGCTCCAACGCGCAGGCCGTGGCCGAATGGCTGCTGACCCGCCCCGAGGTGTCGCGGGTCTTGTACCCCGGCCTGCCGGGCCACCCCGGGCACGAGCTGGCCGCCCGCCAGATGCGTGGTTTTGGCGGCATGATCTCGGTGCAGTTCAAGGCCGGGGAGGCTGCTGCCCGCCAGGTTGCAGAGGCCACGCGCGTGTTCACGCTGGCGGAGTCGCTGGGCGGCATTGAGTCGCTCATGAACTACCCGTCGGAAATGACGCACGCGTCGGTGAAGGGCACGGAGCTGGCCGTGCCGGTTGACTTGATCCGGTTGTCCGTGGGGATTGAGGACATCGAGGACTTGATTGCAGACCTGGATCAGGCCCTGAACACCCTGTCGTAA
- a CDS encoding cystathionine beta-synthase, producing MKYANSVLDLIGNTPLVKLNKVTDGIAATVLVKLEYLNPGGSAKDRIAVKMLDEAAREGKIQPGGTVVEPTSGNTGVAMAMVAQQRGYNCVFVVPDKVGEDKRAVLAAYGAEVVVTPTAVAADSPQSYYGVSDRLVKEIPGAYKPDQFSNQNGPLSHYESTGPEIWRDTDGKVTHFVAGVGTGGTITGTGRFLREASADRDAAAGGEVQIIGADPEGSVYSGGTGRPYLVEGVGEDIWPASYDPKVPHRIIAVSDNDSFAMTRRLAREEGLLVGGSSGMAVVAALEAAKGLGPAAVVVVLLPDSGRGYLGKIFDDSWMQSYGFLKVTDEPAIGDVLKAKTGALPELVHIHPNETVRDVINLMAEYGVSQIPVLTAEPPVVMGEVIGAVDERTLTGKLFRHEAKLTDKITDHMQPQLPIIGSLEPISAARTKLQEVDALMVTFVGAPVGVLTRHDLLNYLND from the coding sequence ATGAAGTATGCCAACTCCGTCCTGGACCTGATCGGCAACACCCCGCTGGTGAAACTGAACAAGGTCACCGACGGGATCGCGGCCACCGTCCTGGTCAAGCTTGAGTACCTGAACCCCGGCGGATCAGCCAAGGACCGCATCGCCGTGAAGATGCTGGACGAGGCCGCACGTGAGGGCAAAATCCAGCCCGGCGGCACCGTGGTGGAACCCACCAGCGGCAACACCGGCGTGGCGATGGCCATGGTGGCGCAACAGCGCGGCTACAACTGCGTGTTCGTGGTCCCCGACAAGGTGGGCGAGGACAAGCGGGCCGTCCTGGCGGCCTACGGTGCCGAGGTGGTGGTGACCCCGACGGCGGTCGCGGCCGATTCCCCGCAGTCCTACTACGGCGTCTCCGACCGTTTGGTGAAGGAGATTCCGGGCGCCTACAAGCCGGACCAGTTCTCCAACCAAAACGGCCCATTGAGCCATTACGAATCCACCGGCCCGGAGATCTGGCGCGACACCGACGGGAAAGTCACCCACTTTGTGGCCGGCGTGGGTACGGGCGGCACCATCACCGGCACGGGCCGGTTCCTGCGCGAGGCTTCCGCGGACCGGGACGCCGCAGCTGGCGGCGAGGTCCAGATCATCGGCGCCGACCCCGAAGGCTCCGTCTACTCGGGCGGCACCGGGCGGCCCTACCTGGTTGAAGGCGTGGGAGAGGACATCTGGCCGGCCTCCTACGACCCCAAGGTCCCGCACCGGATCATCGCGGTCAGCGACAACGACAGCTTCGCCATGACCCGCCGCCTGGCACGCGAGGAGGGCCTGCTTGTGGGAGGTTCCTCCGGCATGGCTGTGGTGGCCGCGCTGGAAGCTGCGAAGGGGCTGGGACCCGCGGCAGTCGTCGTCGTGCTTCTGCCGGACAGCGGCCGCGGCTATTTGGGCAAGATCTTTGATGACTCGTGGATGCAGTCGTACGGTTTCCTGAAGGTCACGGACGAACCCGCCATCGGGGATGTGCTCAAGGCCAAGACAGGCGCGCTGCCTGAGCTGGTGCACATCCACCCCAACGAGACGGTGCGCGACGTCATCAACCTCATGGCGGAGTACGGTGTCTCGCAGATTCCGGTGCTCACCGCCGAGCCGCCAGTGGTGATGGGGGAGGTGATCGGTGCCGTCGATGAGCGCACGCTGACCGGCAAACTGTTCCGGCACGAGGCCAAGCTGACCGACAAGATCACCGACCACATGCAGCCACAGCTGCCCATCATCGGCTCGCTGGAGCCCATCTCCGCCGCACGCACCAAGCTGCAGGAAGTTGACGCGCTCATGGTCACTTTTGTCGGCGCGCCCGTGGGTGTGCTGACCCGCCACGACCTGCTCAACTACCTCAACGACTGA
- a CDS encoding ATPase AAA, with amino-acid sequence MLTAADPLPTRPQRILVAGVSGCGKTTLAARLGRVLDLPHTEIDSLFHGPNWVPRTDFTSDVGHLTKGSGWVTEWQYSAVRRMLAERADTLVWLDYPVWLSMSRLVRRTVRRRLRGQELWNGNFEGPLHGVFTDRDHIIRWGWRTRYKLRLRVPALEGEFPGLSVVRLHSPAEVEVWLRRLAVVPADAIADGTATPAATKDPA; translated from the coding sequence ATGCTGACCGCTGCCGACCCCCTGCCCACCCGGCCCCAACGAATCCTCGTTGCCGGGGTCTCGGGCTGCGGCAAAACCACCCTGGCCGCGCGCCTCGGCAGGGTGCTGGACCTGCCGCACACCGAGATCGACAGCCTGTTCCACGGACCCAACTGGGTGCCGCGCACGGACTTTACCTCCGACGTCGGCCATCTCACCAAGGGGTCTGGCTGGGTCACCGAGTGGCAATATTCTGCCGTGCGCCGCATGCTCGCCGAGCGCGCGGACACACTGGTGTGGCTCGATTATCCTGTGTGGCTGTCCATGTCGCGGCTGGTGCGGCGCACAGTGCGGCGCCGGCTGCGCGGCCAGGAGTTGTGGAACGGCAATTTTGAGGGCCCCTTGCACGGCGTGTTCACCGATCGCGACCACATCATCCGCTGGGGCTGGCGCACGCGGTACAAGCTGCGGCTGCGCGTTCCCGCCTTGGAAGGCGAATTTCCGGGGCTGAGTGTGGTGCGGCTGCACTCACCTGCCGAGGTCGAGGTGTGGCTGCGCAGGCTGGCGGTAGTCCCGGCGGACGCAATCGCGGACGGGACTGCGACCCCCGCGGCTACCAAGGACCCGGCATGA
- a CDS encoding helix-turn-helix transcriptional regulator yields the protein MTEEELATLTLLRRARDLIDREYAQPLDVPTVAAKAFMSPAHFSRKFRAAYGETPYSYLMTRRIERASALLRAGASVTDTCMAVGATSLGSFSSRFTEIMGETPSSYKSRDHSAIEAMPPCFVRVTTRPARNGAGNGTRAATKSANPGAGAAKSSRIEEAAARLPH from the coding sequence GTGACGGAGGAGGAGCTGGCCACGCTCACGTTGCTGCGCCGGGCCAGGGACCTGATCGACAGGGAGTACGCTCAACCGCTGGACGTGCCCACCGTTGCGGCGAAGGCGTTCATGTCCCCCGCCCACTTCTCGCGCAAGTTCCGCGCCGCCTACGGTGAGACACCCTATTCCTATCTCATGACCCGCCGCATCGAACGAGCGTCGGCGCTGCTGCGTGCTGGAGCTTCGGTGACGGATACGTGCATGGCCGTGGGCGCCACCTCGCTGGGTTCCTTCAGCTCGCGGTTCACGGAAATCATGGGCGAAACGCCCAGCAGCTACAAGTCCCGCGACCACAGCGCCATCGAAGCCATGCCGCCCTGTTTTGTCAGAGTCACTACCCGGCCGGCCCGCAACGGCGCCGGCAATGGCACCCGCGCCGCCACCAAGTCGGCAAACCCAGGCGCGGGCGCCGCCAAGTCGAGCAGGATTGAAGAAGCAGCGGCAAGGCTGCCGCATTAG
- a CDS encoding VOC family protein: MTISLQYTHLTVNDPDESIAFYRDALGLVVQNDVSNGEFRWVTMGTSTQPGLGIVLSEPHAGRSKDDGDAMARLLAKGVLPMLNFSASDLDATFEKAVSAGAEVLQEPIDQPWGPKDCAFRDPSGNTVRIAQA, translated from the coding sequence ATGACTATTTCACTGCAGTACACGCACCTCACCGTCAATGACCCCGACGAGTCGATCGCCTTTTACCGCGACGCACTGGGGCTTGTTGTCCAGAACGACGTCAGCAACGGTGAATTCCGCTGGGTCACCATGGGCACCAGCACCCAGCCGGGTCTGGGGATCGTGCTCTCCGAGCCGCACGCTGGCCGCTCCAAGGACGATGGCGACGCCATGGCGCGCCTCCTCGCCAAGGGCGTGCTGCCCATGCTCAACTTCAGCGCATCAGACCTTGATGCCACCTTCGAGAAGGCAGTGTCCGCCGGTGCCGAGGTATTGCAGGAACCCATCGATCAGCCGTGGGGCCCGAAGGACTGCGCGTTCCGCGACCCGTCCGGCAACACGGTCCGCATCGCGCAAGCCTGA
- a CDS encoding bifunctional proline dehydrogenase/L-glutamate gamma-semialdehyde dehydrogenase, which translates to MTSTTAAATAANIPVPGDDLADETIALVRHWLTEAAKFPADVSAQRLAGVLKDPNGLDFTVGFVDGVIRPEDLAVAGRNLAALAPKVPTFLPWYMRGAVRLGGIMAPVLPQLVIPIARRVLRDMVGHLIVDATDAKLGPAIAKIRAGGVDLNINLLGEAVLGESEANRRLEGTLALLARDDVNYVSIKESSTVAPHSPWAFDDAVNHVVDKLTPLYTLANSFPKPKFINLDMEEYKDLGMTIAVFKRILDKPEFKHLEAGIVLQAYLPDTLAAMIDLQEWAAVRRADGGAPVKVRIVKGANLPMEQVQASVNGWPLATWGTKQDSDTNYKRIVNYALTPEHINNVHVGVAGHNLFDVAHAWLLAKQRGISATSGQLEFEMLLGMATGQAEAVRRDVGSLLLYTPVVHPGEFDVAIAYLIRRLEEGASQDNFMSAVFELSDNEALFEREKQRFLASLSDLDDSVPPTNRVQDRSLSAAPAPADGFSNTPDTDPALAVNRAWGANILARIPSSTLGERLVADTTVTELDELNKIVDTAVEHSTEWAALGGAGRAAILHRAGDLLNARRAELLEVMASETGKTLDQGDPEVSEAVDFAHFYAERAKELETVDGATFVPARLTVVTPPWNFPVAIPAGSTLSALAAGSAVVIKPATQARRSGSLMVAALWDAGVPREVLALVQLGEKELGQALVAHPSVDRLILTGGYETAELFRRFRTDLPLLAETSGKNAVIVTPSADFDLAAKDVIQSAFGHAGQKCSAASLVIMVGSVAKSKRFRNQLLDAAASLAVGYPGVATSQMGPVIEPAAGKLLGALTTLDAGESWAIEPRQLDSTGCLWSPGVRTGVAAGSHFHLTEFFGPVLGVMTADTLEEAIAMVNAIDYGLTSGLHSLDSAEIGLWLDTIQAGNLYVNRGITGAIVQRQPFGGWKKSAVGPGTKAGGPNYLMGLGSWVSAPAAAAAELGDAARKLLTAASSFTDDEQAFLSRSLHSDAAAWAAEFGVAKDVSALSAERNVFRYLPLNPLVRLAEGESPAKLLRVLAAGILAGATPEVSSGVALPSEVQALLFSLRISVAVEHDGDWLTRARRFGAGRIRLIGGDAAAVYEATGGRPDLAIYHGSVTEAGRVEMLPFLHEQAVSITAHRFGTPDHLSDGLI; encoded by the coding sequence ATGACAAGCACCACCGCAGCGGCCACAGCCGCCAACATTCCGGTCCCCGGCGACGATCTCGCGGACGAGACGATCGCCTTGGTCCGGCACTGGCTCACGGAAGCCGCAAAGTTCCCCGCCGACGTGTCCGCCCAGCGGCTGGCCGGCGTCCTGAAGGACCCCAACGGGCTGGACTTCACCGTGGGATTCGTCGACGGCGTCATCCGCCCGGAAGACTTGGCCGTGGCCGGACGCAACCTTGCGGCACTGGCGCCCAAGGTCCCGACATTCCTGCCCTGGTACATGCGCGGCGCCGTCCGCCTGGGCGGCATCATGGCTCCCGTGCTGCCGCAGCTTGTCATCCCGATTGCCCGCAGGGTGCTGCGCGACATGGTGGGCCACTTGATCGTGGACGCCACCGACGCCAAGCTGGGCCCGGCCATCGCCAAGATCCGCGCCGGCGGCGTCGATTTGAACATCAACCTCCTGGGCGAGGCCGTCCTCGGAGAGAGCGAAGCCAACCGCCGCCTCGAGGGGACCCTGGCACTGTTGGCGAGGGACGACGTCAACTACGTCTCCATCAAGGAATCCTCCACCGTGGCCCCGCACTCGCCGTGGGCCTTTGACGATGCCGTCAACCACGTGGTGGACAAGCTCACCCCGCTCTACACGCTGGCCAATTCCTTCCCCAAGCCCAAGTTCATCAACTTGGACATGGAGGAATACAAGGACCTCGGCATGACCATTGCCGTGTTCAAGCGCATTTTGGACAAGCCCGAGTTCAAGCACCTCGAGGCCGGCATCGTGCTCCAGGCCTACCTGCCCGACACCCTTGCCGCCATGATCGACCTGCAGGAGTGGGCTGCCGTGCGCAGGGCCGACGGCGGCGCTCCCGTCAAGGTACGGATCGTCAAGGGCGCCAACCTGCCCATGGAACAGGTGCAGGCCTCCGTCAACGGCTGGCCGCTCGCCACCTGGGGCACCAAGCAGGACTCCGACACGAACTACAAGCGCATCGTGAACTACGCGCTGACCCCCGAACACATCAACAACGTGCACGTCGGAGTGGCCGGGCACAACCTCTTTGACGTAGCCCACGCCTGGCTCCTCGCCAAGCAGCGCGGCATCAGTGCCACCTCCGGACAGCTCGAATTTGAGATGCTGCTGGGCATGGCCACCGGCCAGGCCGAGGCCGTCCGCCGCGACGTCGGCTCCCTCCTGCTGTACACGCCTGTGGTCCACCCGGGCGAATTCGACGTGGCCATCGCCTACCTCATCCGCCGCCTCGAGGAGGGTGCCAGCCAGGACAACTTCATGTCCGCCGTGTTCGAGCTCTCCGACAACGAGGCCCTGTTCGAGCGCGAAAAGCAACGCTTCCTCGCCTCGCTGTCCGACCTTGACGACTCGGTGCCGCCCACCAACCGAGTGCAGGACCGCTCGCTGTCTGCCGCCCCTGCACCTGCGGACGGTTTCTCCAACACCCCGGACACCGACCCCGCCCTGGCCGTGAACCGCGCCTGGGGCGCCAACATCCTGGCCCGCATCCCGTCATCCACCCTGGGTGAACGCCTCGTCGCCGACACCACCGTCACCGAGCTGGACGAGCTGAACAAGATTGTGGACACCGCCGTCGAGCACTCCACTGAATGGGCTGCGCTGGGCGGGGCCGGGCGTGCGGCAATTTTGCACCGGGCCGGCGACCTTCTCAACGCCCGCCGCGCCGAACTGCTTGAGGTCATGGCCTCGGAGACAGGCAAGACGCTTGACCAGGGTGATCCCGAGGTCAGCGAGGCCGTGGACTTCGCCCACTTCTACGCCGAACGCGCCAAGGAATTGGAAACGGTCGACGGCGCAACGTTCGTCCCAGCGCGGCTCACCGTTGTGACGCCGCCGTGGAACTTCCCTGTGGCCATCCCGGCAGGGTCGACCCTTTCGGCGCTCGCTGCGGGATCCGCCGTCGTTATTAAGCCGGCGACCCAGGCACGGCGCAGCGGCTCCCTTATGGTGGCGGCACTGTGGGACGCCGGCGTGCCGCGCGAAGTTTTGGCGCTGGTGCAACTGGGCGAGAAGGAGCTGGGACAGGCGCTCGTTGCGCACCCCTCCGTTGATCGGCTGATCCTGACCGGTGGCTACGAGACGGCCGAGTTGTTCCGGCGCTTCCGCACAGACCTTCCGCTGCTGGCCGAGACGTCCGGCAAGAACGCCGTCATCGTCACGCCCAGTGCGGACTTTGACCTGGCGGCGAAGGACGTTATCCAGTCTGCTTTTGGGCACGCCGGGCAGAAATGCTCTGCGGCATCGCTGGTGATCATGGTGGGTTCCGTGGCGAAGTCCAAGCGCTTCCGCAACCAGCTGCTGGATGCGGCGGCGAGCCTCGCCGTGGGCTACCCCGGCGTGGCCACCTCGCAGATGGGCCCGGTCATTGAACCGGCGGCCGGCAAGCTGCTGGGCGCCCTGACCACCTTGGACGCCGGTGAGTCTTGGGCCATCGAACCGCGCCAGTTGGATTCCACCGGGTGCCTGTGGTCACCGGGAGTGCGGACCGGCGTTGCGGCTGGATCCCACTTCCACCTGACCGAGTTCTTTGGCCCCGTTTTGGGCGTCATGACGGCGGACACCCTCGAAGAGGCCATCGCCATGGTCAACGCGATCGACTACGGACTCACCTCCGGACTGCACTCCCTGGACTCAGCGGAGATCGGCCTCTGGCTCGACACCATCCAGGCCGGAAACCTGTACGTGAACCGCGGCATCACCGGTGCCATCGTGCAGCGCCAGCCGTTTGGTGGCTGGAAGAAGTCGGCGGTTGGTCCGGGCACCAAGGCCGGCGGACCGAACTACCTCATGGGCCTGGGCTCCTGGGTTTCAGCGCCGGCAGCGGCCGCCGCTGAGTTGGGCGATGCAGCCCGGAAGTTGCTGACGGCCGCGTCCTCATTCACCGATGATGAGCAGGCGTTCCTGAGCCGCTCGCTGCACAGCGATGCCGCCGCATGGGCCGCCGAATTCGGTGTGGCCAAGGACGTTTCGGCGCTGTCGGCCGAGCGTAACGTCTTCCGCTACCTGCCCCTGAACCCGCTGGTGCGGCTGGCCGAGGGCGAATCTCCCGCGAAGCTCCTGCGCGTGCTGGCGGCAGGAATCCTGGCCGGGGCAACACCGGAGGTCTCCTCCGGCGTCGCACTTCCCAGCGAGGTGCAGGCCCTGCTGTTCAGCCTGCGGATTTCGGTCGCTGTGGAGCACGACGGCGACTGGCTCACCCGGGCGCGGCGCTTTGGTGCCGGGCGCATCCGCCTGATCGGCGGGGATGCTGCGGCCGTGTATGAGGCCACTGGCGGGCGGCCCGACCTGGCGATTTACCACGGTTCGGTGACGGAAGCCGGGCGTGTGGAGATGCTGCCGTTCCTGCACGAGCAGGCCGTCAGCATCACAGCGCACCGCTTCGGCACGCCGGACCACCTCTCGGACGGCCTGATCTAG
- a CDS encoding LysR substrate-binding domain-containing protein, giving the protein MLDLKRLRMLRELHLRGTLADVAAALQYSPSAVSQQLALLEKEAGAKLLRKVGRRVQLTPQAEILVAHTAEILETLERAEADLSASLSTVTGTVKLAVFQSAALALLPNTLTAMAQAYPEVRIEVVQREPETALYETWARDFDLVVAEQYPGHAAPLHPELDRVTLTTDAIRLAVPHEGVAGGMARLLDGPIIGIQDTARLPWVMEPHGAASRHWAEQACRQAGFEPDVRFETADLQAQVRLIESGNAVGLMPDLMWTGRPPALALLDLPDLPRRTVFTSARLASRLRPAILACREILTQAAEGIAADAEV; this is encoded by the coding sequence ATGCTGGACCTCAAACGGCTGCGCATGCTGCGTGAACTGCACCTTCGCGGAACCCTTGCCGACGTGGCTGCGGCGCTGCAATACAGCCCCTCGGCCGTCTCCCAACAGCTGGCACTTCTGGAAAAGGAAGCCGGCGCAAAACTGCTGCGCAAGGTGGGCCGGCGCGTGCAGCTCACGCCCCAGGCCGAGATCCTGGTAGCGCACACGGCGGAAATATTGGAGACCCTTGAGCGTGCCGAGGCCGACCTCTCAGCCTCCCTGTCGACCGTGACGGGAACCGTGAAGCTGGCCGTGTTCCAGTCGGCCGCCTTGGCCTTGCTGCCGAACACACTCACCGCCATGGCCCAGGCCTACCCCGAGGTGCGCATTGAAGTGGTGCAGCGCGAACCGGAAACCGCGCTCTACGAAACGTGGGCGCGCGACTTTGACCTCGTGGTTGCCGAACAGTATCCCGGCCATGCAGCCCCGCTGCACCCCGAGCTCGACCGGGTAACGCTGACCACCGACGCCATTCGGCTCGCCGTCCCGCACGAGGGCGTGGCCGGCGGCATGGCGCGCCTGCTGGACGGACCCATCATCGGCATCCAGGACACCGCACGACTGCCGTGGGTCATGGAACCGCACGGGGCCGCGTCCCGCCATTGGGCCGAGCAAGCCTGCCGTCAGGCCGGTTTTGAGCCCGACGTCCGCTTTGAAACAGCCGATCTCCAGGCCCAGGTCAGGCTCATCGAGTCCGGCAACGCCGTGGGCCTCATGCCGGATCTCATGTGGACGGGACGACCGCCAGCACTGGCGCTGCTGGACCTGCCGGACCTGCCCCGCCGCACAGTGTTCACGTCGGCCCGCCTGGCCAGCCGCCTGCGCCCGGCGATCCTGGCGTGCAGGGAAATCCTGACCCAGGCGGCGGAGGGCATCGCCGCTGACGCCGAGGTGTGA